One Williamsia phyllosphaerae DNA segment encodes these proteins:
- a CDS encoding ferritin, whose amino-acid sequence MSVTTRSAASTMTRFHQLLQDQIAHEFAASQQYIALASFYANEDLPQLAKHFYAQSVEERNHAMMIIQYFLDRDIAVAVPGIAEPQSHFSEFREPIKLALHQEQTVTDQIIALARTARDEGDYLGEQFMQWFLKEQVEEVAVMTTLETVAERCNGNTFDLENFVQRELNVTAEADATAPSIAGGSM is encoded by the coding sequence ATGTCCGTCACCACGCGCTCAGCAGCGAGCACCATGACCCGTTTCCACCAGCTCCTCCAGGACCAGATCGCGCACGAGTTCGCGGCGTCGCAGCAGTACATCGCCCTCGCGTCGTTCTACGCGAACGAGGATCTCCCGCAGTTGGCGAAGCACTTCTACGCCCAGTCGGTCGAAGAGCGCAATCACGCGATGATGATCATCCAGTACTTCCTCGACCGCGACATCGCCGTGGCGGTGCCCGGGATCGCCGAGCCGCAGAGCCACTTCAGCGAGTTCCGCGAGCCGATCAAGCTTGCGCTGCACCAGGAGCAGACGGTCACCGACCAGATCATCGCCCTGGCCCGCACCGCCCGTGACGAGGGCGACTACCTCGGCGAGCAGTTCATGCAGTGGTTCCTCAAGGAGCAGGTCGAGGAGGTGGCCGTGATGACGACCCTCGAGACCGTCGCCGAGCGCTGCAACGGCAACACCTTCGACCTGGAGAACTTCGTCCAGCGCGAGCTCAACGTCACCGCGGAGGCCGACGCGACCGCGCCGTCGATCGCCGGCGGAAGCATGTAG
- a CDS encoding DUF5926 family protein gives MAKKSKRGTGRPGSDRAERVAARKARQAEASAAPTRPFAGLAAECDLVALRSFVASATASITVHGDGVGTNSVKLATILPGAVQALTRDVDGATEGLVALQTEFDTAADVAGEIASALRWASQAAGGDPYVASSEAEGDTAAGIADLAATLGADTDLDITLHDDFTWWFADQADVTTEIAAMIEQASTSIMPTARIPGGLSGAPWWVDAGERAHLRWVRPESEDDVMSALARMHAAGKLTLGEGSKFAGSFRTHGLLVPVFDLDNEMHPDEWTTPCATFEADLVAALAETGDLTGEQRRSRDGIRGRQVTLR, from the coding sequence ATGGCAAAGAAGAGCAAGCGCGGAACTGGACGTCCCGGCAGCGACCGTGCGGAGCGCGTCGCGGCACGCAAGGCGCGGCAGGCGGAGGCGTCGGCCGCACCGACGCGCCCGTTCGCCGGCCTCGCGGCGGAGTGCGATCTGGTCGCGTTGCGCAGCTTCGTCGCATCGGCCACCGCATCGATCACGGTGCACGGTGACGGCGTCGGGACCAACTCGGTGAAGCTCGCGACGATCCTGCCCGGCGCCGTGCAGGCGTTGACCCGCGACGTCGACGGCGCCACCGAGGGTCTCGTCGCGCTGCAGACCGAGTTCGACACCGCCGCCGATGTCGCGGGCGAGATCGCTAGCGCGCTGCGGTGGGCATCGCAGGCTGCCGGCGGGGACCCGTACGTCGCGTCGTCCGAGGCCGAGGGCGACACCGCCGCCGGGATCGCGGATCTGGCCGCCACTCTGGGCGCCGACACCGACCTCGACATCACGCTGCACGACGACTTCACATGGTGGTTCGCCGATCAGGCCGACGTCACCACCGAGATCGCCGCGATGATCGAGCAGGCCAGCACCTCGATCATGCCGACCGCCCGTATCCCCGGCGGTCTGTCCGGCGCGCCGTGGTGGGTCGACGCCGGCGAGCGCGCACACCTGCGATGGGTCCGCCCCGAGTCGGAGGACGACGTGATGAGCGCGCTCGCGCGGATGCACGCGGCGGGCAAGCTCACCCTCGGTGAGGGCTCGAAGTTCGCCGGGTCGTTCCGTACCCACGGACTGCTGGTGCCGGTGTTCGACCTCGACAACGAGATGCACCCCGACGAGTGGACGACGCCGTGTGCGACGTTCGAGGCCGACCTCGTCGCCGCCCTCGCCGAGACCGGCGATCTGACCGGCGAGCAGCGACGTTCCCGCGACGGGATCCGCGGGCGTCAGGTCACATTGCGCTGA